Below is a window of Ralstonia nicotianae DNA.
GGGGCCGGGTCGCCCGGCGCGGCGTGAGCGGGCAGGGTGCCCAGGCAAGCCGCCGCGAGGGCCGCCGCCAGTACCGTTGCAGGCCGGAAGCCGTACCTGATTGCATCCAGACCCATGTTCATTCTCCGATGAAGACTTCGCGGAAGGTGTCGACCGCCACGCGCAGCGACAACTGCGGCTGGTCGAGGTAGCTGACGAATTTGCCCATGCCGTATTCCGTACTGACGTGCTGGTCGACCCATTCCGGATCGTCGATGTTGATGTTCTGCTCGGCGTACGCCAGCGGTGAAATGATGCTGTGCAGGGTGCGCGACGACGCCCCGTTGAAGCCGATGACCAGGCGCTCGGCACCGTTGATCCGGCCCAGGAACAGCGAGAGCTCGAAGTCGGCGCGCTGCAGGAAGCGCGAGACCAGCTCCAGCCAGAAGCTCGCCACCAGGCTGCGGTAGAGCGGATCGGCCGGCAGCGGCAGCGTGAGCCCCTTCTCCAGCCGCGACGAGCCGCTGGACATGACCGGCTGCAGCAGCGTGCCCAGCGCCAGCAGCGTGCGGCGCAGGCGGATGTCGTGGCCTTCGGCGCGCAGCATCTGTTCCAGCCCGGCAACGGTCTGGAAGTCGATGAAGTCCGAGAAGCTCGCGTCGTAGGTCTGCGTGCCGGCGCCGGTCTCCACGTCGTGCTGCGATTCGGCCAGCAGGCGCAGCCCCTCGGTGGCGTCGGCGGCGCGGGCGAGCGAGATCATCTGCTGGCCGGCGCGCGTCCACAGCCGCGCCAGCGCCAGCGGGCTGCGGGCGATGAAGTTGATCGGGCGCTCGACCTCCATCGCCGTCGCCGTCAGGAACGGAAAGCGGCGCGAAGACAGGTCGCTGCTGGCCATCAGCGTGCCGGCGATCGCCAGCCGGCTCTGCGAGCCCAGGAAGGCGAATTGCACCGGCTGCCAGGTGTCGTAGGTGGCCTTCCAGTCGGGCGCCTCGGCCAGCAGCTCCATGCCCTGGGCGAGCCAGCGGTCCAGCGTGTCGAGCAGCTGGACGTTGTTCGCGCTTTTGACGAAGTCGCCGCGTGAGGGCAGCTTGCCGAAGTACGAGAGCTGCAGCTGGGTCTGACTCATTGCGCCGTCCCCCCTTGCTCTTGTGTGACGAGGGTCCGGGCGGTGGCCTGGGTCGTCGCGGCGGCCGCGCTGGCCGGGCGGCTGCCTGCCGGCGCGGGCGGCGTGGCGGTGTTCTGCGAGGCGGTCGCGTCCGCGATCGAGGTCGGCAGGCGCAGGCCGCGCAGGCCCTGGCCTTGCGGCGAGTCGGAGCCCGAGGTGCCGGCCGTCTGCGGGCTGCTGATGATGCGCAGGCTGACCGACACGCTGATGTCGCCGCGCGCCCACGTCAGGTCGAACGCGCCATCGGGGCGACGCTTGCGGTTCGCGGTGGCGATCAGGCGCTCCAGGCCGAAGCGGCCCGGTTCGTTGAGCAGCTCCACGGTGCGGCCGTCGAAGGTCGTGGCCGTCACGCGCGCGCCCGGCGTGCCCTGCGGATTCGGCCAGACGAAGTTGGCCCATTGCGGCGGCGTGTTGCGGTAGCGCAGCTGCTGGCCGTCGATCTCGATGGTGTATTCGGTGGTGCCCTGCGACGGCACCGGCAGAATCTGGAACACCGTCTGCGGCGCCGCGGCCGCCGCGCCACCGGCACCGCCCGCCGCACCGCCCGTCAGCGGGGCGATCCAGCGCGTGAAGCCGGCGGTGAACTCGGGCACGAAGGCCAGGCCCAGGTCACCCCAGGTGCGGGCCGCCAGCATGTCGCCGCGGCGCACCGACAGCGGGCCAATGGTCGTGTTGGCGAACTTGGCGATGGCGCCCTCCGGCCCGAAGATCTGGCCGATCTCGGCCGCGCTGGCCTCGATCTTGGCGTTGGCGGCAAACGGATACTTCTCGGCCAGCGTCTGGCTGAACGGCTGGTAGACCTGCGCGTTCCACACCTTGTTGATCTCCACGCTGGCCGGCCGGATCACCACCGCATATGACTGCAGCAGCGGGCGCACCAGCAGCGGGCGCAGCGTCTGGCGTTCGCTGTCGGTCATGCCGGTCAGCATCTGCTCATCGACGTACTTGAGGGTGTCGGCCAGCTCGGAGCCGTTGCCGTCCAGCGTCTGCTGCATCAGCTGGCGCGCGCCGGGGCCGGGGTCGCCCTGGTTCTTGATGAGGTTGAAGCGGGTGCGGACCTTGGACAGCGCGTCCATGTAGCCGCGCAGCAGCGATTTGTCGTCGTGCATCACCGCCACGCGCGCCAGCCCGGCGAACTCCTTGCCCACCGGCCCCATCGGGATGCTGCCGGTCTCGGCGTTGCCGCCCACGTCCACGTTGACGTTGATCTGCGACGGTGTCTGCCGCGCGAAGAGCTGCTTGAACCAGCCCAGCACGCCCGACTTGGCCTGCTTGAGGCCGGCGTTGAGCATGGACGGGTTGTCCCACGAGGTCTGGTCGTAGGCGGTGTCGAGCACTTTGCGGATCGGTGAGTTGGTCGGATCGCCCAGCAGGTTCATGCCGGCCACGGCCTGCTCGAAGCTGGTGAAGTCCTGCACGGCCACGCCCTGCATGAAGCGTTGCCACTCGCGGGCGTACTCGGTCTTGTACATCGTGACCAGGGTCTTCTGGATCTGCTCGGGGCTGCCTTCGAGCGTCAGGTCGTCGCGGGCGGCCACGTTGAGCACCCAGTCCTTGGTCTGCAGCTCCTTGCTGGCGGCCTCGCGGATGGCGGGCTGCACGTAGCCCTGCCATGCCTCCTTGGTGAAGGTGCCGGGCACGGCGTAGCTGCCGGCGATCACGTTGCCGCCGGTCTCGCCGACGATGCGCGCGACCGTCATCGGCGCATAGCGGGTCGAGGCGCGGGCCTTGATCTCGGCGTAGGCGCGTTCGCGCGCCGGCATGCCGCGCACCACGCGGCGCAGGTTCTCGCGGGTCTGGTCGATCAGCGACAGGTTGCCTTCCAGCAGCGGCCAGTTGTCGTCATTCACGCGGGCGAGGAAGAACGACAGGTTGCGCTCGGCCGAGCGGATCATCTGCTCGCGCGGCATGTTGCCCCGGTTGTCTTCCAGCCAGCCGCGCCAGAAGCGCGTGATCTGGTCGGTCAGGTGCGCGACTTCCACGTGGCGCTTGTCCGACAGCATCAGGTAGGTCTTGAGCGCGTTGTAGCCGTCTTCCACGTTGGAGGGCGAGGCATCGGTGAAGCGCTTGCCGGCCGGCGCGGCGGCCGTGGCGGTGGCCGTGGGCGATGCCGATGCCGATGCCGGCGCACCGGCGGCGGCGCCCGAAGCCGCGATGGTGGCCGTCGCCGAGGTGACGGAGGTGGCGATCACCGCGCCGGTCTCGGGCGGACGCACCATCGGCGCGAGCTGCTCGGGGTGCGTGTTGACCTCGGCCAGGAAGGTCTCGAGCGCGCCGCCCACCGGCTTGAGCATCACCTGGCGCAGGCCGTTGTAGTACTCGTCGAGCAGCTTGTGCTGCAGCGCGTCGCCCTGGTATAGCCCCAGCGACAGCGCCAGCGGATGCTCGCCGCGGAAGCGCTCGAGCTGCTCGATGCGGTCCTGCAGGATGTCCAGCGCTTCCAGCCGGGCTTGCAGGTCGACGCGGTTCTGCTGCAGCTTGACGATCTTGTCGAGGTCGGCCTGCACGTTGGCGGTCAGCGTGCGGTTGCCCATGTACGACCACGTCCAGCCGCCCAGCAGCAGGCCCAGCGCCAGCACCAGCCCGAAGAAGGTGGCGATGCGCAGGCGCGTCTTGGCCGGGCTGGCGAATTGCCGCACGGTCTGGCGGTCGGAGAAGATGACCTTGGAGAACAGGTCGCGCAGGAAGAAGCCGTTCTTGG
It encodes the following:
- the tssM gene encoding type VI secretion system membrane subunit TssM produces the protein MRRFLNFLTHSRTLSVLGVLALTIILLLIALTFEIGLVWAGIALGVLLALWLATALWKRWRARRASARLEGVLEQAADKSAAPDKREEVEALRVRLAEAVKTIKRSKLGQLSGDAALYELPWYIVIGNPAAGKSTAVLNSGLQFPFADKGGAVIQGIGGTRNCDWFFTTEGILLDTAGRYSVHEEDRREWLGFLDLLKRYRPKAPINGIVVTVSVSELTQNRPEFAINLAKNLRQRVQELTERLEVFAPVYVMFTKADLITGFTEFFGDSEKQERDRVWGATLPFEPDAKPDVAALFDQRFDELCDGLKEISVAQISLHQKNKLSPGLLSFPLEFASIKPALRAFLVTLFDENPFQYKPVFRGFYFTSALQEGATNSASAERIARRFGLSTDGAARSREVFSKNGFFLRDLFSKVIFSDRQTVRQFASPAKTRLRIATFFGLVLALGLLLGGWTWSYMGNRTLTANVQADLDKIVKLQQNRVDLQARLEALDILQDRIEQLERFRGEHPLALSLGLYQGDALQHKLLDEYYNGLRQVMLKPVGGALETFLAEVNTHPEQLAPMVRPPETGAVIATSVTSATATIAASGAAAGAPASASASPTATATAAAPAGKRFTDASPSNVEDGYNALKTYLMLSDKRHVEVAHLTDQITRFWRGWLEDNRGNMPREQMIRSAERNLSFFLARVNDDNWPLLEGNLSLIDQTRENLRRVVRGMPARERAYAEIKARASTRYAPMTVARIVGETGGNVIAGSYAVPGTFTKEAWQGYVQPAIREAASKELQTKDWVLNVAARDDLTLEGSPEQIQKTLVTMYKTEYAREWQRFMQGVAVQDFTSFEQAVAGMNLLGDPTNSPIRKVLDTAYDQTSWDNPSMLNAGLKQAKSGVLGWFKQLFARQTPSQINVNVDVGGNAETGSIPMGPVGKEFAGLARVAVMHDDKSLLRGYMDALSKVRTRFNLIKNQGDPGPGARQLMQQTLDGNGSELADTLKYVDEQMLTGMTDSERQTLRPLLVRPLLQSYAVVIRPASVEINKVWNAQVYQPFSQTLAEKYPFAANAKIEASAAEIGQIFGPEGAIAKFANTTIGPLSVRRGDMLAARTWGDLGLAFVPEFTAGFTRWIAPLTGGAAGGAGGAAAAAPQTVFQILPVPSQGTTEYTIEIDGQQLRYRNTPPQWANFVWPNPQGTPGARVTATTFDGRTVELLNEPGRFGLERLIATANRKRRPDGAFDLTWARGDISVSVSLRIISSPQTAGTSGSDSPQGQGLRGLRLPTSIADATASQNTATPPAPAGSRPASAAAATTQATARTLVTQEQGGTAQ
- the tagF gene encoding type VI secretion system-associated protein TagF; translated protein: MSQTQLQLSYFGKLPSRGDFVKSANNVQLLDTLDRWLAQGMELLAEAPDWKATYDTWQPVQFAFLGSQSRLAIAGTLMASSDLSSRRFPFLTATAMEVERPINFIARSPLALARLWTRAGQQMISLARAADATEGLRLLAESQHDVETGAGTQTYDASFSDFIDFQTVAGLEQMLRAEGHDIRLRRTLLALGTLLQPVMSSGSSRLEKGLTLPLPADPLYRSLVASFWLELVSRFLQRADFELSLFLGRINGAERLVIGFNGASSRTLHSIISPLAYAEQNINIDDPEWVDQHVSTEYGMGKFVSYLDQPQLSLRVAVDTFREVFIGE